A window of [Clostridium] innocuum genomic DNA:
ATGATTCGCAGTGACTTCCACTTGCTGAAAATTAAACAAGGGATTTAACAGGCGAAAAAGGAAAGGAATCAAGTACATCGTAAAAAATGAGCTTGATTCCTTTTGTTTATCGTATAGGCGGCAATGTGGATAGCTTTGCATATACTGTGTGCTAGGCAGCGTATCATTTCCCACCTTTTCTTAATATTGATAAAGGCATCATGTCGGATGCAGAGGGGGGAGTCAAGATCACAGCTTTAAAATCTTTCCAATCTGCATGATGCAGCAGCACTGCTTCAACGGACATTTGTGATTTCGTCAACTTATTGTTATCAGACAATGCGGACTTCCACAGATGAATCTATTTAATGCTTTTTCAAATGCTTATATGCAGTTTTGTCATTTGTTCCAGCACAATCAAAATAAAGCCTTGTAAATAGAGTGAATTTCATCTCTTGAAAGAGGTATTGCACTATTGGAAAGCAGGCGCTGCTGGGATTCGATTACACTGTCTGTGAATCTTTTGATTTCACTTTCCTTCATACCGTATTCATGCAGCGGCTTTCGTGCAAGAAGCGTGGAAAACAGTGTTTCCATACAGGTAAAGGCATCCTCCATGGAACAGGAAAGAGCTTCTGAAAACAGTTTCTTTATATCATATACACTATATTTTTCCCGTGCTTCATATGTTTGGAATACAGCTGTGAAAAACTGATAGTTGGCTTCCCCGTGTGTTACATGGTAGATTCCCGATAACGGATAGCTGAGGGCATGTACTGCACCTGTACCGGTATTGCCAAATGCGATGCCCGCAAAGTTGCTGGCCTGCATGAAATCCCCTAACAGTCGCATGCGTGCATCTTCACCCTCTTTTGCAATAACTTGAAATCCATGTAGCAGCAGGCGAATAGCCTCCGCACTGAACATGCGGGTATAGGCATTGGATTTAGGGGATACAAAGGATTCACTCGCATGAATCAAAGCGTCAATGCCGCTTGTTACAAAATAGAAGAACGGCAGCTTGGACAGCAGCTCTGGAATCAGAACTGCCTGATCCGGATACAGTGCATCGACGGCCAGTCCCAGCTTGGTATGCAGTGATGTAAGCTCACAGATGGAAATCCGACTGACCTCAGAGCCAGAGCCGCAGGTTGTCGGCATGGCGATCAGCTCCCTGCTTTTTTCCGGTGTACATCTGTGCAGAAACATATCCTCAGCACTGGCAGTTCCTTCCAATACAAACAGCTTGGCACAGTCAATCACACTGCCGCCGCCGATTGCAATAATACGCTCAGGCTGTTTTTCCCGCATATCTTTCAGCATCGCATCCAGCATGCGATCATCGGGTTCTCCCTGACCATAATCACTGTGAAAGGCGATAGAAGCCCTGCCGGTGGAATCCCGAAAGAATGCTTCGTAAATACTGCGGCTTGCTAAAATGTAATCCTTCTTTTGAAAGGTGAAATCCCTCAGAAACTCCTGTACCGTTTCATATTGCAGAATCTTTGTTTTTTGTTGAAATACGTCCATAATCTTCTCCTTTTTTCTCTTGCTATTATTGTAACAGCTTCTTAAAAAAAAGCATTGAAAACTTCACTTAATTTTCAAGGCACCATCATGAAATATCCGTTCACCTTTGCTAAACTATGACCGAGGTGATATCTATGAAGCAGGTTATACAGAGATTTGAAAAAAAATATTTGCTGGATGCAGATCAGTGCCGCAGCTTTGTAATGCGCATCCAACCATATATTACAGAGGACATTTATCCGGCAAGCACCATATACAATCTTTATCTGGATACGGAGCAGTTTGATCTTATCCACCGTTCCATTGAAAAGCCGCCCTTTAAGGAGAAGCTGCGCATCCGCAGCTATACACCGGTATGCAGTGAAGAGGAACCCATATATCTGGAAATCAAACGCAAATATGCACAGATAGTCTGCAAGCGCAGAATGCAGCTGAGCTATGGTGAATGCCGCAGGTTTCTGAACAATCCCTATCTGAGTGCTAGTCAGATTGAAAAGGAACTATCCTATACGCTGTACCATTATCAGGTGCAGCCTAGAATCTTTCTGGCATATGATCGTATTTCCTATGTCGGAAAACAGGAACAGCAGCTGCGCATCACGATGGACAGCCATATTCGCAGCAGGTTTGACCATCTGTCCTTAAACGATCACGAAAGCAATGAAGAGTTGTTTCACAGAGATATGATTCTGCTGGAAATCAAGGCTGAAAGGAGTTATCCGCTGTGGCTGAGCAGCGTACTTTCGGATATGCGGCTGTACCCAACATCCTTTTCCAAGGTGGGACAGGTATTTTATAAAAAAGAAAAAGGAGAACTGTTATGTTTACAAGCATCTTAAATCTGGAACAGGGTCTGACGATCCTGGACGGCGTGGTGTGCTGCATGAGTGCACTTGGTCTGGGACTGATCATTGCATGGTTTTATCGAAGGCTTGGGTACTGCTCTCACAGCTTTACTGTCACACTGGCACTGCTGCCCGCTCTTGTGCAGTTTGTCATCATGATGGTCAATGGTAATCTGGGAACCGGAATTGCCGTTGTCGGGGCCTTCAGTCTTGTACGGTTTCGCTCACTTCCGGGCAGCAGTAAGGAGATACTGTTCATCTTTTTCTCCATGGCAATCGGACTGGCAATCGGTATGGGCTATGTCAGCTTTGCGGCATTTATGACGATTGTTGTCAGTATGAGTGCATGGCTGCTGTTTACTCTTTTGCAGCCGAACAATCTGCAGCTGTATAAGGAACTGAAAATCGTGATCCCCGAGGATCTGGATTATACAGAGGTATTTGACGATATCCTGCAAAGCTACTGTAAAAGTGCTGAGCTTGTCCGCGTAAAAACGATACAGCTTGGCGCCATGCTGGAAATGACCTATCATGTGGAGTTGAAGGAAGTAAAACAGGAAAAGCATATGGTGGATGACATTCGCTGCCGCAATGGCAATCTGAATGTAATTGTAGCAAAAAGGCAGGCGATGCAGAATGAATTATAAAAAAGCCGCATGGATGTCCGCCTTTCTGGCCGGAGCACTTGTATTGGCAGGCTGTCAAAGTGATTCGGATACTGAGGACACCACATCTGCCGTTAACACAAATACTTCTGCGGTGAAACAAAGCAGCACTCTTTCTCTGGAGGCAGAGGACTACGATACGGAAATCAATGATGCACAAAAAATTTCACTGGATGAGCAAAGCGGTGATGTGAAGATAAAAAAGGCCGGCACGTATCAGCTGAGCGGCACACTGAAGAACGGTTCTGTTGTCGTGGATGCCAAGGCTGCCGTTGTTCGCATCGTATTGGATAATGCTCATATCAGGAGCAAAAACAGTGCACCGGTATATGTGAAGCAGGCGGATAAGGTCATCATCACACTGCCTAAGGGCACTGCCAGCTCCCTGAAGGATACAGCCTCCTATACTGTGGATGAAAAAGAAGAGCCAAGTGCGGCATTGTTTTCCAAGGATGATTTAACGATCAACGGCAGCGGTACACTGAACATCACAGCTTCTTATAAAAACGGTATCCAGTGCAAGGATACGCTGAAGCTGGTAGATACAAATTTGAACATCACGGCAGAGAACGATGGAATCAAGGTCAGGGACGCTTTACTTATTTACAAAGGCAGCTACACGGTAAAGGCACAGGGTGACGGCATTGTGACAACCAATGAAAAGGAACAGGGAAATCTGAGCATTGATCAGGGAACCTTTGCTATTGAAGCACAGCAGGACGGTTTACAGAGTGCAGGAGATCTTACGATTTACGACGGGGTCTTTACGGTTACCAGCGGCGGGGGAAGCGTTCATAGGGTTGACACCGGCTCCGCATTACAGCCTTGGGGAGAATTTGATGATCATGATGAAGCAGTCCAAAAGAGCCAGAAGGGAATCAAGGCCGCTAAGAATATGGTACTGTATAAGGGAAGCTATACCATCAGCTCTCATGATGATGCCCTGCATGCCAATGGAAGTATGGATATCAAAGGCGGTACCTATACCCTGTCAAGTGATGATGACGGTGTGCATGCGGATGATACGCTGACGATTCACAATGGCACAATACAGGTCAAACAGTCCTATGAAGGAATGGAGGCGAATACCATTCAAATCAAGGGTGGAGCACTTCAGATAAAAGCGAGTGATGACGGCATCAATGCGGCTGGTGATTTGGGGAATCCATTGCTTACCATAGACGGAGGAACCATTTATGTAGACGCTGATGGAGATGGTGTGGACAGCAATCAGGATATTGTGATGAATGATGGTACCCTGATTGTCATGGGGCCTGAAAGCGGCGGCAACGGGGCACTGGATTATGATGGCAGCTTTGCGATGAACGGGGGAACGCTGGTTGCAGTGGGAAGCAGTGATATGGCGATGGCTCCTTCGACCTCCAGTACGCAGCCCTCTCTTATGATTCGTACAGACAGTACACAACCTGCGGAAACAATTTTGTATGTGCAGGATGAAGATGGCGAAACCATACTGGGTGTGTCTTCGGTGAAGGCATGGCAGAATGTGGTCATCAGTACGGGTACATTGAAGAAAGGGAGTACCTATGATATCTATGTAGGCGGCAGTGCCTCCTCCGTGAAAAATGGTGTCTTTACAAACGCAAAGGGCGGTACGTTGCTGGCATCCATGACGCTGAATGATGTGGTGTCCACGTATGGAAACGCAGGTATGCTGCAGGGGCCACAGGGAGGCGGTAGGCATCCATAAACTACAAGAGATGAACGCATTATTGTTAAGTACAAATAGTTAATCCTTTGTATAGCTTATAAGTCTGTAAATAACAGCGCTGAGCTGTTCTGAAGAGAGCTTGTATTCGTTTACTATGGAAAAAGAGCTGCTCAAACAGAGATTCATCTGATTAGGATATAAGTATAACAAAACAGGAAGAAGTATCGTTTCTAAGAATGTTAGGAACGATACTTCTTCTTTTATGTTACAGTCCTTGTTAGCGAAGAAGAATCAAAAAGGAATACAGTCACCTTTTTTCATGTGCTACCTGTCTGTAAAAGACAAGATTTACCAGTTTTGATAAAAAATGAGATTTCCTTTCATCAGATGGACAAATTTCAGTTGTATATGCCGGAAAATGACTTTATAATAAGAATGTAACAAAAAAAGGGAATTTATACTCTTCATAAAAATATAATATACATAAACTTAGTAGAAGGGAGGAAGCTGAATATGAAAAAACACGGATCCATTAAACAGGCGATTGTTCTTGCAGCACTCAGTCTTCTGTTTTTTGCCTGCATTGCAGGATTTTATATCGATCGCATTCGGAACAGTCTGATTACAGATCTGAAGCATAATGTTCAGGAAATCTCCGCTTCTACTACAACCGCGATTGAAATACGGATTCATGATCATATGTCAACCTTGGAGAACATATCCTATATGCTGCAGAATGAGCATACCACCGATACGGAAAAGCTGCTTCAGGCACTGATGAGTGCCAGTGCAAACAGTGAATTTATGCGTTACGGCATTACCGATGAAAAGGGAAACTGTCTGACAACGGACGGAATGCTGTTTTATGTGGGGGACCGGGAATATTTCAAAGAAGCCCTGAAGGGGAAATCCTCCTTCTCCAATACCCTGCATGATAAAATCGGGGGGTATGATCTCAATGTGTTTGCCACACCGGTTCGCGCAGAGGATGGCAGTATCCGCAATGTATTGTTTGCGGCAAGCAGGACAAAGGATGTGGCAGATAAGCTGCTGATGGAAATTTATGACGGCAAGGGCTTCAGCTCCATCTGGGATGAGGAAGGAAATATCGTCCTTAATTCGAACAGTGAAACCGCCAGCAGGGCCGTACACAATCTCAAGCAGCTGAGCTTTTACGATGATTTCGGTACGGAGAAGCTGAAAAAACAGGAAAGCGGTATTGTAAAATTCAAGTCGATGAACAATGAAGACCGCTATCTCGCCTATGAACCGCTGGGCTATAACAACTGGTATGTGTTTTCCGTTGTTCCGGTAAGCGTTGTGACCAGTCAGATCAATAATGTCATTGTCATAGCGGCGGCTACCTGGTTTCTGGTAGCTCTGGTTCTCAGCGGCATCATATGCTATCTGTATATGTCACGAGTGCGCAATGAGAAGAAAATTGACAAGGTGGTATTCTATGACGATCTGACTTCCCATTATAATTACAATAAATTTCGCATGGACGTTCAGATGCTGCTGGATAAAGGGCAGGCCGACAGCTATGCACTGATTGAGTTCGACGTCAGTGACTTCAAGCTGTTAAATGAAT
This region includes:
- a CDS encoding 4-hydroxybutyrate dehydrogenase, which produces MDVFQQKTKILQYETVQEFLRDFTFQKKDYILASRSIYEAFFRDSTGRASIAFHSDYGQGEPDDRMLDAMLKDMREKQPERIIAIGGGSVIDCAKLFVLEGTASAEDMFLHRCTPEKSRELIAMPTTCGSGSEVSRISICELTSLHTKLGLAVDALYPDQAVLIPELLSKLPFFYFVTSGIDALIHASESFVSPKSNAYTRMFSAEAIRLLLHGFQVIAKEGEDARMRLLGDFMQASNFAGIAFGNTGTGAVHALSYPLSGIYHVTHGEANYQFFTAVFQTYEAREKYSVYDIKKLFSEALSCSMEDAFTCMETLFSTLLARKPLHEYGMKESEIKRFTDSVIESQQRLLSNSAIPLSRDEIHSIYKALF
- a CDS encoding polyphosphate polymerase domain-containing protein, translating into MKQVIQRFEKKYLLDADQCRSFVMRIQPYITEDIYPASTIYNLYLDTEQFDLIHRSIEKPPFKEKLRIRSYTPVCSEEEPIYLEIKRKYAQIVCKRRMQLSYGECRRFLNNPYLSASQIEKELSYTLYHYQVQPRIFLAYDRISYVGKQEQQLRITMDSHIRSRFDHLSLNDHESNEELFHRDMILLEIKAERSYPLWLSSVLSDMRLYPTSFSKVGQVFYKKEKGELLCLQAS
- a CDS encoding DUF4956 domain-containing protein; protein product: MFTSILNLEQGLTILDGVVCCMSALGLGLIIAWFYRRLGYCSHSFTVTLALLPALVQFVIMMVNGNLGTGIAVVGAFSLVRFRSLPGSSKEILFIFFSMAIGLAIGMGYVSFAAFMTIVVSMSAWLLFTLLQPNNLQLYKELKIVIPEDLDYTEVFDDILQSYCKSAELVRVKTIQLGAMLEMTYHVELKEVKQEKHMVDDIRCRNGNLNVIVAKRQAMQNEL
- a CDS encoding carbohydrate-binding domain-containing protein — its product is MNYKKAAWMSAFLAGALVLAGCQSDSDTEDTTSAVNTNTSAVKQSSTLSLEAEDYDTEINDAQKISLDEQSGDVKIKKAGTYQLSGTLKNGSVVVDAKAAVVRIVLDNAHIRSKNSAPVYVKQADKVIITLPKGTASSLKDTASYTVDEKEEPSAALFSKDDLTINGSGTLNITASYKNGIQCKDTLKLVDTNLNITAENDGIKVRDALLIYKGSYTVKAQGDGIVTTNEKEQGNLSIDQGTFAIEAQQDGLQSAGDLTIYDGVFTVTSGGGSVHRVDTGSALQPWGEFDDHDEAVQKSQKGIKAAKNMVLYKGSYTISSHDDALHANGSMDIKGGTYTLSSDDDGVHADDTLTIHNGTIQVKQSYEGMEANTIQIKGGALQIKASDDGINAAGDLGNPLLTIDGGTIYVDADGDGVDSNQDIVMNDGTLIVMGPESGGNGALDYDGSFAMNGGTLVAVGSSDMAMAPSTSSTQPSLMIRTDSTQPAETILYVQDEDGETILGVSSVKAWQNVVISTGTLKKGSTYDIYVGGSASSVKNGVFTNAKGGTLLASMTLNDVVSTYGNAGMLQGPQGGGRHP